The Microbulbifer hydrolyticus genome has a segment encoding these proteins:
- a CDS encoding sugar MFS transporter, whose amino-acid sequence MAGPQAPVSNIPINSSSSEATGNFRFALTALTVLFFMWGFLTCLNDILIPHLKAVFNLSYTQAMLIQFCFFGAYATVSLPAGALVKRIGYQSGIVGGLSVAAVGCLLFYPAAESHSYPVFLGALFVLASGITLLQVSANPYVTALGDPATASSRLTMTQAFNSLGTTVAPFFGGVLILSAATVGAEALSADAEADAVKLPYLMLAGILAALAVIFSKLKLPKIEMHEDKTVAEEGNSVWSHRHLVLGAVGIFVYVGAEVSIGSFLVNFLGLDSVAAMEEAKAAHYIAYYWGGAMIGRFIGAVVMRSVSPGLVLAFNAAAAILLVFAAILGAGAVAMWAILLVGLFNSIMFPTIFSLALQGLGRQAGQASGVLCLAIVGGAIVPLIQGVVADTAGLQLSFLVPVVCYVYIAYYGLKGSKVTG is encoded by the coding sequence ATGGCCGGACCCCAGGCTCCAGTGAGCAATATTCCAATCAATTCTTCCTCCAGCGAGGCAACCGGAAATTTCCGCTTCGCGCTCACAGCACTTACGGTGCTGTTTTTTATGTGGGGCTTCCTGACCTGCCTCAACGATATCCTCATTCCGCATTTGAAAGCGGTGTTCAACCTCAGCTATACCCAGGCGATGCTGATCCAGTTCTGTTTCTTCGGTGCTTATGCCACCGTGTCATTGCCGGCAGGTGCACTGGTGAAGCGCATCGGCTACCAGAGCGGCATTGTGGGTGGGCTGAGTGTCGCCGCAGTGGGGTGTTTGCTGTTTTATCCCGCCGCGGAGAGTCATTCCTATCCGGTGTTCCTTGGGGCGCTGTTCGTGCTCGCTTCCGGTATTACGCTGCTACAGGTATCTGCAAACCCGTACGTCACCGCACTGGGTGACCCGGCAACAGCTTCCAGTCGACTGACCATGACCCAGGCATTCAATTCTCTGGGTACCACGGTTGCCCCGTTTTTTGGTGGCGTACTGATCCTGTCTGCCGCCACGGTCGGTGCCGAGGCCCTGAGTGCTGATGCGGAAGCCGATGCGGTGAAGCTTCCTTACCTGATGCTGGCAGGGATACTGGCAGCGCTGGCCGTGATCTTCAGCAAGCTGAAGCTGCCTAAGATTGAAATGCACGAAGACAAGACGGTGGCCGAGGAGGGCAATTCCGTGTGGTCCCACCGGCACCTGGTGCTGGGCGCTGTCGGTATCTTCGTATATGTGGGCGCAGAAGTGTCCATCGGCAGCTTTCTGGTGAACTTCCTTGGCCTCGACAGCGTGGCGGCGATGGAAGAGGCCAAAGCGGCCCATTACATTGCCTACTACTGGGGCGGTGCCATGATCGGCCGGTTTATTGGTGCGGTGGTCATGCGCAGTGTGTCGCCCGGCCTGGTACTGGCCTTCAATGCCGCTGCGGCTATCCTGCTGGTGTTTGCCGCCATTCTGGGCGCGGGTGCCGTGGCCATGTGGGCCATCCTGCTGGTTGGCCTGTTCAACTCCATCATGTTCCCGACCATCTTCAGCCTGGCGCTACAGGGCCTGGGCAGGCAGGCGGGACAGGCATCCGGGGTACTCTGCCTGGCGATTGTCGGCGGCGCGATCGTACCTCTGATCCAGGGTGTGGTGGCGGATACCGCCGGCCTGCAGCTGTCCTTCCTGGTACCGGTCGTATGCTACGTATACATCGCCTACTACGGCCTGAAAGGCTCGAAAGTGACCGGCTGA
- a CDS encoding DUF1540 domain-containing protein, with protein sequence MIIATDMPEVSSCAASECAYNTDSACHARAITIGDGNHPDCDTFFSNHQHTKRERVAGVGACKVTGCNHNVDFECCADQIELGYSGDSVNCLTYAH encoded by the coding sequence ATGATCATTGCTACCGATATGCCCGAAGTGAGCAGCTGTGCCGCCAGCGAATGCGCCTACAACACGGATTCTGCCTGCCATGCCCGTGCCATTACCATCGGCGACGGCAATCACCCGGACTGCGATACCTTTTTCAGTAACCACCAGCACACCAAGCGCGAACGCGTTGCCGGTGTGGGCGCCTGCAAGGTCACCGGTTGTAACCACAACGTGGACTTTGAGTGCTGCGCCGATCAGATCGAGCTGGGCTACAGTGGCGACTCGGTCAACTGCCTGACCTACGCACACTGA